Proteins from a genomic interval of Medicago truncatula cultivar Jemalong A17 chromosome 3, MtrunA17r5.0-ANR, whole genome shotgun sequence:
- the LOC11436051 gene encoding adenine phosphoribosyltransferase 5 isoform X1, which yields MFAEENGLKGDPRLQHISQSIRVIPHFPKNGIMFQDITTLLLDHKAFKDTVDIFVDRYRDMHISVVAGIEARGFVFGSAVALGIGAKFVPLRKPRKLPGEVFFEKYSLEYGTDCLEMHVGAVQPGERAIVIDDLVATGGTLSAGIKLLERAKAEVVECACVIGVPEVKGRCKLLGKPLYVLVEPRQVDECF from the exons ATGTTTGCTGAAGAAAATGGTCTTAAGGGTGACCCTAGATTGCAACATATCTCCCAATCCATCAGAGTCATCCCTCACTTCCCTAAAAAtg GAATAATGTTTCAAGACATAACGACATTGTTGTTAGATCACAAGGCGTTTAAAGATACTGTCGATATCTTTGTCGATCGTTACAGAGACATGCACATTTCAGTTGTTGCTG GAATTGAAGCACGAGGGTTTGTGTTTGGTTCTGCAGTTGCGTTGGGCATTGGTGCAAAGTTTGTTCCTTTACGCAAACCTCGCAAGCTACCAG GTGAAGTATTTTTCGAAAAATATTCTCTAGAATACGGAACTGATTGTTTAGAAATGCATGTCGGCGCTGTCCAGCCTGGTGAACGGGCTATAGTTATCGATGACTTGGTTGCAACAGGTGGAACTTTGTCGGCAGGAATAAAACTTTTAG AACGTGCTAAGGCTGAAGTAGTGGAATGTGCTTGTGTGATTGGTGTGCCTGAGGTTAAG GGACGGTGTAAACTTCTTGGAAAACCACTTTATGTGCTTGTGGAGCCACGTCAAGTAGATGAATGCTTTTGA
- the LOC11436051 gene encoding adenine phosphoribosyltransferase 5 isoform X2 encodes MFAEENGLKGDPRLQHISQSIRVIPHFPKNGIMFQDITTLLLDHKAFKDTVDIFVDRYRDMHISVVAGIEARGFVFGSAVALGIGAKFVPLRKPRKLPAIYLFNKHFRDKGCHGLSLGLCVERPCPTLVVPSHKVNWLKLSYFLVN; translated from the exons ATGTTTGCTGAAGAAAATGGTCTTAAGGGTGACCCTAGATTGCAACATATCTCCCAATCCATCAGAGTCATCCCTCACTTCCCTAAAAAtg GAATAATGTTTCAAGACATAACGACATTGTTGTTAGATCACAAGGCGTTTAAAGATACTGTCGATATCTTTGTCGATCGTTACAGAGACATGCACATTTCAGTTGTTGCTG GAATTGAAGCACGAGGGTTTGTGTTTGGTTCTGCAGTTGCGTTGGGCATTGGTGCAAAGTTTGTTCCTTTACGCAAACCTCGCAAGCTACCAG ccatttatttatttaataaacacTTTCGGGATAAAGGGTGTCACGGTCTCTCACTGGGACTGTGTGTGGAAAGGCCTTGTCCTACTTTGGTTGTTCCATCACATAAAGTCAATTGGCTCAAGCTTTCATATTTCCTAGTTAACTAA
- the LOC11432459 gene encoding ATP synthase subunit b', chloroplastic: MASMIMASSKPIIRVPTNSLPSTPKLPSLQTITPNLKLQLSKLKSMTLAATSLSFVFAPPSLAFEKAALFDFNLTLPIIVVEFLFLMFALDKLYFTPLGTFMDNRDAEIRGKLNSVTNTSEEVKELEEQANAVLRAARAEIAVALNQMKKETQAEVEEKIAEGRKKVDAELQEALANLEKQKEETVKALDSQIAALSQDIVNKVLPVSR; encoded by the coding sequence ATGGCCTCAATGATCATGGCTTCTTCAAAACCCATAATCCGAGTTCCAACCAATTCCCTTCCCTCCACCCCCAAACTCCCCTCCCTCCAAACCATCACCCCAAACCTCAAACTCCAACTCTCAAAACTCAAATCCATGACCCTAGCAGCAACTTCCCTCTCTTTCGTCTTCGCACCACCTTCCCTCGCTTTCGAAAAAGCCGCACTCTTCGATTTCAACCTCACTCTCCCAATCATAGTCGTTGAATTTCTCTTCCTCATGTTCGCTCTCGATAAACTCTACTTCACCCCTCTCGGAACCTTCATGGACAACCGTGACGCCGAGATCAGAGGCAAACTCAACAGCGTCACCAACACATCCGAAGAAGTGAAGGAGTTGGAAGAACAAGCCAATGCAGTTTTGAGAGCTGCGCGTGCTGAAATTGCGGTGGCGCTGAATCAGATGAAGAAAGAGACTCAAGCTGAAGTGGAAGAGAAGATTGCGGAAGGGAGGAAGAAGGTTGATGCTGAACTGCAAGAAGCGCTTGCGAATTTGGAAAAGCAAAAGGAAGAAACTGTTAAAGCTCTTGATTCTCAGATTGCTGCTCTTAGCCAGGATATTGTTAATAAGGTTCTTCCTGTTTCTCGTTGA
- the LOC11428818 gene encoding uncharacterized protein isoform X2 — protein sequence MSELTSVSNESPRRSLSIQLSSMIIVDCTLPYDKLPSQNLTLTVLKLDSSSFQVEVAKTATVAVLKQAVEAAFRHKPEKISWPLVWGQFCLCYEGQKLVTETDYLRDYGIKDGDQLRFIRHVSNVCNFQRKPKKRTVNLKQHGRSLSQVNRCLLTENGDEDNIGLDSIVIESGNIQDCNAEENRLGVSSRLTGYLGGMFSEARMAVVRKARLEGGISKGIASSFKKVKGIVGHCRKPHRRHAWTESPG from the exons ATGAGTGAATTGACTTCAGTATCAAACGAGAGTCCTCGGCGATCTCTGAGCATTCAACTTTCTTCCATGATTATCGTCGATTGCACTTTACCCTACGACAAACTTCCTTCCCAAAATCTCACTCTCACTGTCCTCAAATTGGATTCTTCTTCCTTCC AGGTTGAAGTTGCGAAAACCGCAACTGTTGCAGTCCTGAAGCAGGCAGTGGAGGCTGCTTTTAGACACAAACCGGAGAAAATATCCTG GCCACTTGTTTGGGGGCAGTTTTGTTTATGCTATGAAGGACAGAAGTTAGTTACAGAAACGGATTATCTTAGAGATTATGGTATCAAGGATGGTGATCAG CTTCGATTCATTCGCCATGTATCCAATGTCTgtaattttcaaagaaaaccgAAGAAACGAACTGTCAATTTGAAACAACATGGGAG GTCATTGTCACAAGTGAATAGATGTCTACTGACAGAAAATGGTGATGAAGACAACATTGGTTTAGATAGTATAGTCATAGAAAGTGGGAATATCCAGGATTGCAATGCAGAAGAAAATCGCCTTGGAGTAAGCAGCAGGTTAACTGGATATTTGGGAGGGATGTTCTCAGAGGCCCGGATGGCAGTTGTGAGAAAAGCTAGATTGGAAGGTGGGATTTCCAAGGGTATAGCCAGCAGTTTTAAGAAGGTTAAAGGGATTGTAGGCCATTGCAGAAAGCCGCATCGAAGACACGCATGGACAGAGTCTCCAGGTTGA
- the LOC11428818 gene encoding uncharacterized protein isoform X1: MSELTSVSNESPRRSLSIQLSSMIIVDCTLPYDKLPSQNLTLTVLKLDSSSFQVEVAKTATVAVLKQAVEAAFRHKPEKISWPLVWGQFCLCYEGQKLVTETDYLRDYGIKDGDQLRFIRHVSNVCNFQRKPKKRTVNLKQHGRCRSLSQVNRCLLTENGDEDNIGLDSIVIESGNIQDCNAEENRLGVSSRLTGYLGGMFSEARMAVVRKARLEGGISKGIASSFKKVKGIVGHCRKPHRRHAWTESPG, from the exons ATGAGTGAATTGACTTCAGTATCAAACGAGAGTCCTCGGCGATCTCTGAGCATTCAACTTTCTTCCATGATTATCGTCGATTGCACTTTACCCTACGACAAACTTCCTTCCCAAAATCTCACTCTCACTGTCCTCAAATTGGATTCTTCTTCCTTCC AGGTTGAAGTTGCGAAAACCGCAACTGTTGCAGTCCTGAAGCAGGCAGTGGAGGCTGCTTTTAGACACAAACCGGAGAAAATATCCTG GCCACTTGTTTGGGGGCAGTTTTGTTTATGCTATGAAGGACAGAAGTTAGTTACAGAAACGGATTATCTTAGAGATTATGGTATCAAGGATGGTGATCAG CTTCGATTCATTCGCCATGTATCCAATGTCTgtaattttcaaagaaaaccgAAGAAACGAACTGTCAATTTGAAACAACATGGGAG GTGCAGGTCATTGTCACAAGTGAATAGATGTCTACTGACAGAAAATGGTGATGAAGACAACATTGGTTTAGATAGTATAGTCATAGAAAGTGGGAATATCCAGGATTGCAATGCAGAAGAAAATCGCCTTGGAGTAAGCAGCAGGTTAACTGGATATTTGGGAGGGATGTTCTCAGAGGCCCGGATGGCAGTTGTGAGAAAAGCTAGATTGGAAGGTGGGATTTCCAAGGGTATAGCCAGCAGTTTTAAGAAGGTTAAAGGGATTGTAGGCCATTGCAGAAAGCCGCATCGAAGACACGCATGGACAGAGTCTCCAGGTTGA